Proteins co-encoded in one Stomoxys calcitrans chromosome 5, idStoCalc2.1, whole genome shotgun sequence genomic window:
- the LOC131997719 gene encoding uncharacterized protein LOC131997719: MRDHPKPNHSSTKGNRSYVCRVCRHPHALRKCKRFLEMNTTKRLQVVDMYGYCKNCLAHTHSQGRCFTTTGCRYCHQKHHSLLHLHPRLQQDSEALHRHRQSTESTHQNRSSRSRSNNPNPIPHKSKPEIKSASGSQAKSSTVSLSTILKQNIITLLPTAIVQIKFSKEIIKVRCILDSGSKYSRISMKIVNQLRLNTYSLNEETACPITLTSVYDPDINFEVTLRVSSRISIHTPERSLPSSYKTNFNNVMLADAKFYRSSPVDIILGVDIYSRVICEGILSRPGLPTAQNTIFGWAIYGNCSI, encoded by the coding sequence ATGCGTgaccatccaaaaccaaatcaCTCATCGACGAAAGGAAACCGATCATATGTGTGTAGAGTATGCAGACACCCCCATGCATTACGTAAGTGTAAGAGATTCCTAGAGATGAATACCACCAAGCGCCTCCAGGTTGTGGATATGTATGGGTACTGTAAGAACTGCCTAGCTCACACCCACTCTCAAGGGAGATGTTTTACCACAACTGGGTGTCGATACTGTCATCAAAAACACCATTCTTTACTCCATCTACATCCCAGGCTTCAGCAAGATAGTGAGGCACTGCATAGACATAGACAAAGCACAGAATCTACACATCAGAACCGTTCCTCGAGATCACGATCAAATAATCCAAATCCAATTCCACACAAGTCCAAACCGGAAATTAAATCTGCTTCTGGGTCCCAAGCTAAATCATCCACTGTATCCTTGTCGACAATCctcaaacaaaatataattacTTTGCTACCCACAGCAATTGTCCAAATAAAATTCTCTAAGGAAATTATTAAAGTCCGATGTATTTTGGATTCCGGGTCTAAATACAGTCGTATATCTATGAAAATCGTCAATCAGCTACGGCTAAATACATATAGCCTTAATGAGGAAACCGCTTGTCCAATCACATTAACATCCGTATATGATCCCGATATAAATTTCGAAGTTACTCTCCGTGTAAGCAGCCGTATCTCCATCCATACGCCAGAAAGGTCATTGCCCAGTTCCTACAAAACAAACTTTAATAATGTTATGCTGGCCGATGCTAAATTCTACAGGTCTTCTCCTGTTGACATCATCTTGGGTGTAGACATTTACTCACGCGTTATTTGTGAGGGCATCTTAAGCCGGCCAGGTTTACCGACTGCACAAAACACTATTTTTGGGTGGGCTATCTATGGTAATTGCTCGATTTGA